From a region of the Lentilactobacillus curieae genome:
- a CDS encoding M24 family metallopeptidase: protein MNKVEKIQKWLSDNQNDVALITDPKTIQYLTGFYSDPVERVLMMVVFKDSEPFIFGPALESEAIKDTGFSGHVYGYLDHENPWKMIADQINSRKPSGNRYAIEKTALTVDRFENLKQVLPNADFETNLTPFIEQMRLIKSADEIEKLNIAGKWADFAFKVGFEAVKKGVPESAVAAELEYALKKKGIMEMSFDTLIQAGPHAAEPHGATAGNLIQDNQLVLFDLGTVWEGYISDASRTVAVGKPDDKSMDIYKVCLEAQLTAQEAAKPGITAAELDKIARDVIDKAGYGEYFIHRLGHGMGMSEHEFPSIMEGNDMVLEPGMCFSIEPGIYIPNVAGVRIEDCVHITDDGCEPFTHTTKDLQYVD from the coding sequence TTGAATAAAGTAGAAAAAATTCAAAAATGGCTTTCTGACAACCAAAATGATGTTGCACTGATTACTGACCCTAAAACCATTCAGTATTTAACCGGTTTTTACAGTGATCCCGTTGAACGCGTTTTGATGATGGTCGTGTTCAAAGATAGTGAACCATTTATCTTTGGCCCTGCACTAGAATCTGAAGCAATTAAGGATACAGGCTTTTCAGGCCATGTGTATGGTTACTTAGACCATGAAAATCCATGGAAAATGATTGCTGACCAGATTAATAGTAGAAAACCAAGTGGCAACCGCTACGCAATCGAAAAAACTGCCTTGACAGTCGATCGATTCGAAAATCTAAAACAAGTCCTACCAAACGCAGATTTTGAAACTAATCTCACCCCTTTCATTGAACAAATGAGGCTGATCAAGTCTGCTGATGAGATTGAAAAACTAAACATTGCTGGTAAATGGGCTGACTTTGCATTTAAAGTTGGCTTTGAAGCAGTTAAAAAAGGTGTTCCAGAATCAGCAGTTGCTGCTGAACTAGAATATGCTTTAAAGAAAAAAGGAATCATGGAGATGAGTTTTGATACCCTAATTCAAGCTGGTCCCCACGCTGCCGAACCACACGGAGCTACTGCTGGAAATCTAATCCAAGACAATCAACTCGTACTGTTTGATTTAGGAACTGTCTGGGAAGGTTACATTAGTGACGCTTCAAGAACAGTGGCAGTTGGTAAACCAGACGACAAATCAATGGATATTTATAAAGTCTGTTTAGAAGCTCAACTCACTGCTCAAGAAGCTGCTAAACCCGGAATTACAGCAGCCGAACTTGATAAAATTGCTAGAGATGTGATTGATAAAGCCGGCTATGGAGAGTACTTCATCCACCGTCTTGGCCATGGAATGGGAATGAGTGAACACGAATTTCCATCAATCATGGAAGGAAATGATATGGTTCTCGAACCTGGAATGTGCTTCTCAATTGAACCTGGAATTTATATTCCAAACGTTGCTGGTGTTCGTATCGAAGATTGTGTTCACATTACCGATGACGGTTGTGAACCATTTACCCACACAACTAAAGATCTACAATACGTTGATTAA
- a CDS encoding YtxH domain-containing protein, whose amino-acid sequence MGKKLAGGLFAGLLGAGIYAAYQKLDENKRNQLKQELRDRADDLKERAVDYAFYAEDAINDAKEVISDQMKQTSDKAKSTVDSFKNSKAKNSSGDATQKDDVDIVVTPDEAFGGETASAAPTLLIHPDGTSEEFK is encoded by the coding sequence ATGGGCAAGAAACTTGCAGGGGGATTATTTGCCGGTTTGTTAGGAGCCGGGATTTATGCAGCTTACCAAAAACTTGATGAAAACAAACGAAACCAGCTCAAACAAGAGTTGAGGGATCGTGCAGATGATTTGAAGGAACGTGCTGTTGACTACGCCTTCTACGCAGAGGATGCTATCAATGATGCTAAGGAAGTAATTTCTGATCAAATGAAACAAACTTCTGATAAAGCTAAATCAACTGTTGATTCATTTAAGAATAGTAAGGCAAAAAATAGTAGTGGGGATGCTACACAGAAGGATGATGTAGACATTGTCGTGACTCCAGATGAAGCCTTTGGTGGCGAAACTGCTTCAGCTGCACCAACATTACTTATCCATCCAGATGGAACTAGCGAAGAGTTTAAATAA
- a CDS encoding DUF948 domain-containing protein yields MTAGQIAGLIAACAFLLLVIFIGLFLLKISRTISEINLTIRSVTSNVDVIAKQTDKIMATSNSLVNDIDHKLNITTPVFQAAADLGESVSELNEATKNLTKRVKDSGKSGSKAGVAGAVSKAAWSSFRNHRKNKKTE; encoded by the coding sequence ATGACAGCAGGTCAAATTGCGGGGCTAATTGCCGCATGTGCATTTTTACTATTAGTTATCTTTATCGGACTGTTCTTATTGAAAATTTCCAGGACGATTTCAGAAATCAACTTGACCATTCGCTCAGTTACTAGCAATGTTGATGTTATTGCAAAGCAAACTGACAAAATAATGGCAACTTCAAATAGTTTGGTTAATGATATTGATCATAAGTTGAACATTACCACTCCTGTATTTCAAGCAGCAGCTGATTTAGGGGAAAGTGTTTCTGAGCTTAATGAAGCAACTAAGAACTTAACAAAGCGGGTTAAAGATTCAGGTAAGTCAGGTAGTAAAGCTGGAGTTGCTGGGGCAGTCTCAAAAGCAGCCTGGAGTTCATTTAGAAATCACAGAAAAAATAAGAAAACAGAGTAG
- a CDS encoding mechanosensitive ion channel family protein: protein MKAPNQLVTQVHVKNVFKYLNWDEILNSLIKNSLLIIIVSILLVLVNKIGKALIHHLFKQYRKKYSKTVTEKRIRTFQTLSLNIFSYVIWFLWIYWILSIIGIPVGTLVASAGIFSLAIGLGAQGFVTDIVSGFFILLEKQIEVGEYVNINNIKGTVSAVGLRTTQVISDDGTLNFIPNRSIQTIANLSRNNMVAIIQVHITPETDINKALEIIDQVNDANVSNYTDIVGAPNVLGTVALTDNKLAIQVNMTTKNGAQYHIQHDFLALYLQALTQNGIKLDNSPVTYK from the coding sequence ATGAAAGCTCCAAATCAATTAGTCACGCAAGTTCACGTAAAAAATGTCTTTAAATACTTAAATTGGGATGAAATTTTAAACTCATTGATCAAAAATTCGTTACTGATTATTATCGTTTCCATTTTGTTAGTGTTGGTAAATAAAATTGGAAAAGCATTGATTCATCACCTGTTTAAACAGTATCGAAAGAAATACTCAAAAACAGTCACTGAAAAACGAATCAGGACTTTTCAAACTTTATCCCTCAACATTTTCTCTTATGTTATCTGGTTTCTGTGGATTTACTGGATATTGTCGATCATTGGGATTCCGGTTGGCACCCTAGTTGCCAGTGCTGGAATTTTTTCTCTAGCAATTGGGCTTGGTGCTCAAGGATTTGTGACTGATATCGTCAGTGGATTCTTTATTTTATTAGAGAAACAAATTGAAGTTGGCGAATATGTAAACATTAATAATATTAAAGGAACCGTGAGTGCTGTCGGCCTGAGAACTACCCAAGTGATATCTGATGACGGGACCCTAAACTTTATTCCAAACAGAAGTATCCAAACGATTGCCAACCTTTCACGAAATAATATGGTCGCAATCATTCAAGTTCACATTACTCCGGAAACAGATATCAACAAGGCATTAGAAATAATTGACCAAGTAAATGATGCTAATGTTTCAAATTACACTGATATCGTTGGTGCTCCCAATGTTCTCGGTACGGTTGCTTTGACTGATAATAAACTTGCCATTCAAGTTAATATGACCACTAAGAACGGTGCCCAATACCACATTCAACACGACTTCTTAGCACTATATCTCCAAGCATTAACTCAGAATGGAATTAAATTAGATAATAGTCCCGTGACATATAAGTAA
- the cbpB gene encoding cyclic-di-AMP-binding protein CbpB, whose amino-acid sequence MLDKPIENVLKKSERQPMIAADLVATVNEDNNLAHVFLVLTKVKYAKIPVLDNQNHFKGLISLQMITEHMLTNEGISTVPLANLQVRDVMQTDVPIITDPEDLEVIMRYLEDENFLPVVNEDEEFVGICTRREVMKQINFLTHNFTENYVALPAYKYNHD is encoded by the coding sequence ATGCTTGATAAACCCATTGAAAACGTCTTAAAGAAGAGTGAGCGACAGCCAATGATTGCGGCTGACTTAGTTGCAACTGTTAACGAAGATAACAATTTAGCTCACGTTTTTTTAGTTCTAACAAAGGTTAAGTATGCAAAAATCCCGGTATTGGATAATCAAAATCATTTTAAGGGACTGATTTCACTTCAAATGATAACTGAGCATATGCTTACAAACGAAGGCATCTCAACGGTACCTTTGGCAAACCTTCAGGTAAGGGATGTTATGCAGACTGACGTCCCAATCATAACTGACCCTGAAGATTTGGAAGTGATTATGCGCTACTTAGAGGATGAAAATTTCTTACCGGTTGTTAACGAGGATGAAGAATTTGTTGGAATCTGTACTAGAAGAGAAGTAATGAAGCAGATAAACTTCTTGACCCATAACTTTACTGAAAACTACGTTGCTCTTCCGGCGTATAAATACAATCATGATTAA
- a CDS encoding YfcE family phosphodiesterase: MSKLLVVSDNHGDQQILTKILHQFGDQVDYRFHNGDSELSIDSPLVQQFNIVKGNMDFEDFPLENVVNIGDDVVYQTHGHLKNVNQSPLNLELTARSVSANIALFGHTHQLMCTMDGSLLLVNPGSISQPRGEFQMIGGTFCIVDVSTQKFIVDYYDRDLNLVPSLHFQFDR; this comes from the coding sequence ATGAGTAAATTATTAGTTGTAAGTGATAACCACGGAGACCAGCAAATCTTAACGAAAATTCTGCACCAATTTGGTGATCAAGTTGACTATCGTTTTCACAATGGAGATTCTGAATTGTCCATTGACTCACCACTGGTTCAACAGTTTAATATCGTTAAGGGAAATATGGATTTTGAAGATTTTCCATTAGAAAATGTAGTTAATATCGGTGATGATGTTGTCTACCAAACCCATGGACATTTAAAGAATGTTAATCAAAGTCCACTAAATTTAGAGCTTACAGCTCGGTCCGTATCTGCTAACATCGCTTTGTTCGGTCATACTCATCAACTAATGTGTACGATGGATGGTTCTTTGCTTTTAGTCAATCCTGGAAGTATTTCTCAACCTAGAGGTGAGTTCCAGATGATTGGTGGCACATTTTGTATCGTGGACGTTTCGACCCAAAAATTCATCGTGGATTATTATGATCGAGATCTTAATCTGGTTCCTTCATTACATTTTCAATTTGATCGTTGA
- a CDS encoding XTP/dITP diphosphatase → MEKPEEIVIASQNQNKINEIEEALAKFSVKVTSLNDYSEVGEIDENGSSFEENAEIKARAVMNLVNKPVIADDSGLVVPALNGAPGIHSARYAGDHDDDANNRKLIKELAGKNREAYFESVLVFLTPAGDKVVAEGKVDGEILTESRGDNGFGYDPFFLIPGSQKTMAEMSIHEKNAVSHRGRAIKQLVAKLSEAWS, encoded by the coding sequence ATGGAAAAACCAGAAGAAATTGTAATTGCCTCACAAAATCAAAATAAAATTAATGAAATTGAGGAAGCCTTAGCAAAATTTTCGGTCAAGGTAACCTCTTTGAATGATTACTCCGAAGTTGGGGAAATCGATGAGAATGGTAGCAGTTTTGAAGAAAATGCCGAAATCAAGGCCAGGGCAGTTATGAATTTAGTTAATAAGCCCGTAATTGCCGATGATTCTGGTTTAGTTGTTCCTGCACTTAATGGTGCTCCAGGTATTCATTCGGCTAGATATGCAGGTGATCATGATGATGATGCTAACAATCGTAAGCTAATTAAAGAGCTTGCTGGAAAAAATCGGGAAGCTTATTTTGAATCAGTTCTAGTATTCTTAACCCCAGCGGGCGATAAAGTTGTCGCTGAAGGTAAGGTTGATGGAGAAATTTTAACTGAGTCTCGCGGTGACAATGGTTTTGGGTATGATCCATTCTTTTTGATTCCAGGCAGTCAAAAAACAATGGCAGAAATGTCCATTCACGAAAAAAATGCCGTAAGCCATAGAGGTCGGGCGATTAAGCAATTGGTCGCTAAACTATCTGAGGCGTGGTCATGA
- the murI gene encoding glutamate racemase: MDNRKIGVMDSGIGGLTVYNQLQKILPNEQFIYVGDQKNLPYGEKTAEEVYQLTKRIANYFLKQDVKAMVIACNTATAAAYERIKQELPIPVIGVIKPGAETAVSVSKTGSIGVIATNGTVKSGDYERIIKAAGNFEVVSQGCPDFVQLVEDGEAGSEHSYEVVESQLANLKTSSIDTLILGCTHFPVIQAEIGTAMPHVTLVDPGVATARQVKELLEQNDALAESDRDGSDVFYTTGNPEEFVKVADNFLKSSIAANNLNL, encoded by the coding sequence ATGGATAACAGAAAAATCGGGGTTATGGATTCAGGAATTGGTGGTTTAACGGTGTATAACCAACTTCAGAAAATCCTCCCAAACGAGCAATTTATTTATGTTGGTGACCAAAAAAATTTACCATACGGTGAAAAAACGGCTGAAGAAGTTTATCAGCTGACAAAAAGAATTGCTAACTACTTCTTGAAGCAAGATGTAAAAGCAATGGTAATCGCTTGTAACACGGCAACAGCAGCTGCGTATGAGCGAATTAAACAGGAACTTCCAATTCCAGTAATTGGTGTAATTAAACCTGGTGCGGAAACCGCAGTTTCAGTTTCCAAAACAGGATCTATCGGTGTAATTGCGACTAATGGGACTGTTAAATCAGGTGATTACGAACGAATTATCAAAGCGGCGGGTAACTTTGAAGTAGTATCCCAGGGATGCCCTGATTTTGTTCAGTTGGTAGAAGATGGCGAAGCTGGCAGTGAACACTCGTATGAAGTTGTTGAATCTCAACTAGCAAACTTAAAGACGTCATCTATTGATACATTAATTTTGGGTTGTACTCACTTCCCAGTTATTCAAGCAGAGATTGGAACGGCAATGCCTCACGTAACATTAGTTGACCCGGGAGTTGCTACAGCAAGGCAGGTTAAGGAGCTACTGGAGCAAAATGATGCATTAGCTGAATCAGATCGCGATGGTTCGGATGTTTTTTATACGACAGGAAACCCTGAAGAGTTCGTAAAAGTTGCGGATAATTTCTTGAAATCTAGCATTGCGGCGAATAATCTAAACTTGTAA
- a CDS encoding DUF2507 domain-containing protein: MNSKTYEQLRNDPDLENLLGQTLLRDDLLVEILGDEYHEILYWAGKRLGRKYRLANYESLSVFFKQFGLGDLTLVKQGKNQLDFELTGKIIESRLLQNDDPDFQLECGLLAQFVEYILNRQSEAEISKINAKKGLVSINVLTSSEPPLDGQESDEIFKLITEETNE; the protein is encoded by the coding sequence ATGAATAGCAAAACATATGAACAACTGCGCAACGATCCAGACTTGGAGAACCTTTTAGGTCAAACTTTACTGAGAGATGACTTATTAGTAGAAATTTTAGGCGATGAGTATCATGAAATTTTATATTGGGCGGGTAAGCGGCTAGGACGCAAATACCGTCTAGCGAACTATGAATCACTGTCTGTGTTCTTTAAACAATTTGGTTTGGGAGACCTAACTCTAGTTAAACAAGGAAAAAATCAGTTAGATTTTGAATTAACTGGAAAAATTATTGAAAGTCGATTACTGCAAAATGATGATCCTGACTTCCAATTAGAGTGTGGATTACTCGCACAATTTGTAGAATACATTCTAAACCGGCAGTCAGAGGCCGAAATCTCTAAAATAAACGCTAAAAAAGGGCTAGTAAGCATCAACGTACTAACCAGTAGTGAACCACCCTTAGACGGCCAGGAATCTGACGAAATTTTTAAACTAATTACAGAGGAAACTAATGAATAA
- the trxA gene encoding thioredoxin: MVNETTDKTFESDTSKGVTLTDFWATWCGPCRMQSPVVEELANEMDNVTFNKMDVDANPNTPQSFGIMSIPTLLIKKDGEVVDTVVGYHSKEQLKKVLDQYTD, from the coding sequence ATGGTAAATGAAACAACAGATAAAACTTTTGAAAGCGATACTTCTAAAGGAGTAACGTTAACAGACTTTTGGGCTACTTGGTGTGGACCATGTAGAATGCAATCTCCAGTAGTTGAAGAGTTAGCCAACGAAATGGATAACGTTACTTTCAATAAGATGGACGTTGATGCTAATCCAAATACACCCCAATCATTTGGAATCATGAGTATTCCAACTTTACTTATCAAAAAAGATGGTGAAGTAGTTGATACAGTAGTGGGTTATCATTCAAAGGAACAACTTAAGAAAGTTCTAGATCAATATACTGATTAA
- a CDS encoding endonuclease MutS2: MNSKVFTTLEYGKIKQQIEQFLVTDAGREQLVSLTPSSDYQQVKEWLDETADGADVVRLKGEIPIPNLTEIAPFLKRLNIENSALSGTELAHIKKLLVSMKVVVSFFDTLAAEDVKLRSIDELVSQLDLMPEITDDLVRSVDDDGRILDGASSELRSVRRAIQKTQTDIRSRMNRFIKGADAKYLSEPIITVRDDRFVIPIKAEFKQRFGGIVHDQSASGQTLYVEPSSVVENNNELRRLQLSEREEERRILIALTATLRPYSDSLKNNMSLMGHLDFINAKAKYADSVKATLPLISTDNYVNLRKARQPLIDIDKVVPNDIEIGEKYRSIIVTGPNTGGKTITIKTVGLLQLMGQSGLFITANEESHIGIFDDVFADIGDDQSIEANLSTFSSHLDNIISILNQLTDKSLVLLDELGAGTDPKEGAALAMAVIDAIAAKSSELIATTHYPELKAFAYDRENTINASMEFDVETLKPTYRLMIGVPGQSNALNIAEKLGLDESIIEKARAYTDDSNQDINNMIAELTEQTRKARVDAEELEIQLQDATELQTELKAQFDKYQGSKQKLFEKAQFEANQVVSDAKKRADEIIADLHKKQAQVGKATVKENELIEAKGALNALEVEPNLKKNKVLKREKRKHDFHKGDEVLVKSYGQHGTLVDKQKDGSWEVQMGILKMKIDPNDLEKEKSVPEEKQKYRAHVSRTRSSGISPTLDLRGERYEEAMSRLDSYIDSALLAGYPTVTIIHGKGTGALRNGVNDYLKSNPRVGSYGYSAPNAGGDGSTIVKFK; this comes from the coding sequence TTGAACTCTAAAGTATTCACAACGCTTGAATACGGAAAAATAAAACAACAAATTGAGCAATTTTTAGTCACTGATGCCGGTCGAGAACAACTGGTTTCCTTAACCCCGAGCTCTGACTATCAACAAGTGAAAGAATGGTTAGATGAAACTGCTGATGGTGCAGACGTTGTTAGATTAAAGGGAGAAATCCCAATTCCTAATCTGACTGAAATTGCCCCATTTTTAAAACGACTAAACATTGAAAATTCTGCTCTTTCGGGAACAGAGTTAGCTCACATTAAAAAACTGCTGGTATCAATGAAAGTGGTGGTTAGTTTCTTTGATACTTTAGCGGCTGAAGATGTTAAATTAAGGTCAATTGATGAATTAGTTTCTCAATTGGATTTGATGCCTGAAATCACTGATGATTTAGTTAGATCGGTTGATGACGATGGTCGGATATTGGATGGGGCTTCAAGTGAATTGCGTTCTGTTCGTAGAGCAATCCAGAAAACTCAAACTGATATTCGTAGTAGAATGAACCGTTTCATAAAGGGAGCTGACGCAAAATATCTTAGCGAGCCCATAATCACGGTTAGAGATGATCGGTTTGTGATTCCAATCAAAGCAGAGTTTAAACAAAGATTTGGTGGCATTGTGCATGATCAAAGTGCCTCTGGGCAAACTCTGTACGTTGAACCAAGTAGTGTTGTTGAAAACAACAACGAACTACGAAGGCTTCAACTGTCTGAACGTGAGGAAGAACGGAGAATCCTAATTGCATTAACGGCGACATTACGACCATATTCTGATAGTTTGAAAAACAACATGAGCCTAATGGGTCACCTTGATTTTATTAATGCTAAGGCGAAGTACGCTGACTCGGTAAAAGCTACCTTACCATTGATTTCTACTGATAATTACGTTAATTTGCGTAAGGCACGCCAGCCATTAATTGATATCGATAAAGTTGTTCCCAATGACATTGAGATCGGGGAAAAATATCGTTCAATTATTGTTACCGGACCCAACACAGGTGGTAAAACAATTACCATTAAAACAGTTGGTCTCTTGCAACTAATGGGGCAATCAGGATTATTTATCACTGCTAACGAAGAAAGCCACATTGGTATTTTTGATGATGTTTTTGCCGATATCGGTGATGATCAATCAATTGAAGCCAATCTAAGTACCTTCTCGTCACATTTGGATAATATTATATCGATTCTTAATCAGTTAACTGATAAGTCATTGGTACTATTAGATGAATTAGGAGCTGGTACAGATCCTAAGGAAGGTGCAGCTTTAGCAATGGCGGTTATTGATGCAATTGCGGCCAAATCGTCTGAATTAATTGCTACCACCCATTACCCTGAGCTGAAGGCATTTGCATACGATCGGGAAAATACGATCAACGCATCTATGGAATTCGATGTTGAAACTCTAAAGCCGACATACCGGTTGATGATTGGGGTTCCTGGCCAAAGTAATGCGTTAAATATTGCTGAAAAATTAGGCCTCGATGAGTCAATTATCGAAAAGGCAAGAGCATACACTGATGATTCTAATCAGGATATCAACAATATGATTGCTGAATTAACTGAGCAGACTAGAAAAGCTCGGGTCGATGCTGAAGAATTAGAGATACAATTACAGGATGCCACTGAACTTCAGACAGAGCTAAAAGCTCAGTTTGATAAGTACCAGGGGAGTAAGCAGAAGTTATTTGAAAAGGCCCAATTTGAGGCTAACCAAGTAGTTTCTGATGCTAAGAAACGAGCTGATGAGATTATTGCTGACTTGCATAAAAAACAAGCTCAAGTTGGCAAGGCTACAGTTAAGGAAAATGAGCTAATTGAGGCGAAGGGTGCCTTGAACGCACTGGAAGTTGAACCTAACTTAAAGAAAAATAAGGTTCTTAAGCGCGAGAAGCGTAAACATGATTTTCACAAGGGCGATGAGGTCCTTGTTAAGTCATATGGACAACATGGAACATTAGTGGATAAGCAAAAAGACGGTTCTTGGGAAGTTCAGATGGGAATATTGAAGATGAAAATTGATCCCAATGACCTAGAAAAAGAAAAGTCAGTTCCTGAGGAAAAACAAAAATACCGTGCTCACGTTTCTCGAACCCGTTCAAGCGGGATTTCACCCACACTCGATTTGCGGGGCGAGCGTTATGAAGAAGCAATGAGTCGGTTGGATTCATATATTGATTCAGCCTTGCTGGCGGGTTATCCAACCGTTACTATCATCCACGGTAAGGGAACTGGAGCTCTTCGAAATGGTGTCAATGATTACCTTAAAAGCAATCCACGAGTGGGTAGCTATGGATATTCAGCCCCTAATGCCGGTGGGGACGGCTCCACCATTGTTAAGTTCAAGTAA
- a CDS encoding CvpA family protein, giving the protein MILDLIILAILVLSFTAGFRRGFVAEFLNFVGFIFALALAWRYTTPLTDWVVHQFNFVEYERIIHWVTFLILYTIVWRVVMLLKRVINPATRIIGLKQINAIFGGAIRFLIAYLFVFAGLNLLIAISNPVKEQYEDATVAKYMVRETPHLLDRIIDNSNSKGVR; this is encoded by the coding sequence ATGATTCTAGATTTGATAATTCTGGCAATTTTAGTTTTAAGTTTCACTGCTGGATTTCGCCGGGGATTCGTTGCGGAATTCTTGAATTTTGTCGGCTTCATATTCGCTTTAGCACTTGCGTGGCGGTATACGACTCCACTGACGGACTGGGTAGTTCACCAATTTAATTTTGTGGAATACGAAAGAATTATTCATTGGGTCACATTTTTGATTCTGTACACTATCGTTTGGCGAGTTGTAATGCTTTTGAAACGGGTGATAAATCCAGCAACTCGCATTATTGGATTAAAACAAATCAACGCCATCTTTGGTGGGGCAATTAGATTCTTGATTGCTTACTTGTTTGTATTTGCAGGGTTAAATTTATTGATTGCAATAAGCAATCCTGTGAAAGAACAATACGAAGATGCGACCGTGGCCAAGTACATGGTCCGCGAGACTCCGCATCTGTTAGATAGAATTATTGATAATTCAAACTCAAAAGGGGTGAGATAA
- a CDS encoding cell division protein ZapA, whose product MENEKRRFKATIDGKPYIFIGDGSYEHMQATADLLNEELSQIEQQLPDTSKEDRALLVAFNALSNQLSMKEQAARQAGSATEQRPKQ is encoded by the coding sequence GTGGAAAACGAAAAGAGAAGGTTTAAGGCAACGATTGATGGCAAGCCTTACATCTTTATTGGTGATGGTTCATATGAACATATGCAGGCTACTGCTGACCTTTTAAATGAAGAACTATCCCAAATTGAACAACAACTACCAGATACTAGTAAAGAAGATCGAGCATTGCTAGTTGCTTTCAATGCGCTTTCTAATCAACTTTCAATGAAAGAACAAGCTGCAAGACAAGCTGGCTCGGCAACTGAGCAGAGGCCAAAGCAATGA
- a CDS encoding DUF1292 domain-containing protein has product MADEPIQQQITLVDENGDEQLYDVLFTFKSEDFNKSYILIYPTGKSDDEEVEIQAYALPADDDPSDPQGGELQLIESDEEWDMIESVLNTFLHGDDDQEDDGNKEE; this is encoded by the coding sequence ATGGCTGATGAACCAATTCAACAACAAATTACGCTAGTTGACGAAAACGGCGACGAACAATTATATGATGTTTTATTTACTTTTAAATCTGAAGACTTCAACAAGTCTTACATCTTAATTTACCCAACCGGTAAGAGTGATGATGAAGAAGTTGAGATTCAGGCTTACGCATTACCAGCTGACGATGATCCATCAGATCCACAAGGTGGCGAACTTCAATTGATTGAAAGCGATGAAGAATGGGATATGATTGAATCTGTTCTTAACACATTCCTTCATGGCGACGATGACCAAGAAGACGACGGTAATAAAGAAGAATAA
- the ruvX gene encoding Holliday junction resolvase RuvX, whose translation MKIMGLDVGSKTVGVAVSDAFGWTSQGVEIVRINEDEGKFGLDRIAELVEEHQVGGFVLGLPKNMNNSLGDRAVASQEYGKKLTEKFGLPVDFEDERLTTVEAQRMLTEEADVSRKKRKKVIDKLAASLILQNYLDRKGKLTQM comes from the coding sequence ATGAAGATAATGGGACTGGATGTTGGTTCAAAGACCGTGGGTGTTGCTGTAAGTGATGCTTTCGGTTGGACATCTCAAGGAGTAGAAATTGTTAGAATCAACGAAGATGAGGGCAAGTTTGGACTAGATAGGATTGCTGAACTTGTTGAAGAACATCAAGTTGGTGGATTTGTACTCGGGTTGCCTAAAAACATGAATAATTCTTTGGGTGATCGGGCAGTTGCCTCTCAGGAATATGGTAAGAAGCTTACTGAAAAGTTTGGTCTACCAGTTGACTTTGAAGATGAGCGACTAACCACTGTTGAAGCTCAAAGAATGTTAACAGAAGAAGCAGACGTTTCACGAAAGAAACGAAAAAAAGTAATTGATAAACTTGCGGCTAGCTTAATTCTTCAAAATTATCTAGATCGTAAAGGAAAACTAACACAGATGTAG
- a CDS encoding IreB family regulatory phosphoprotein: MSSLDKTMFFDFNDDQKKDVRDTLLTVYRALEEKGYNPYNQIVGYLISGDPAYIPRNLDARNLIRRHERDEIIEELVRFYLDNHPSDNKGKN; the protein is encoded by the coding sequence ATGAGCTCATTAGACAAAACCATGTTTTTTGATTTTAACGATGATCAAAAAAAGGATGTACGTGATACACTTTTGACGGTGTACCGTGCCCTCGAGGAAAAGGGGTACAATCCATATAATCAAATCGTTGGATATTTGATTTCAGGAGATCCTGCTTACATTCCTCGTAATCTTGATGCAAGAAATTTAATTCGGCGTCATGAACGTGATGAGATTATCGAGGAACTTGTTCGTTTCTATCTAGACAATCATCCCAGCGATAACAAAGGGAAGAATTAA